Below is a window of Allomuricauda ruestringensis DSM 13258 DNA.
AATATGCTCAACAATACAAACCATATCGGCTGCATCGAACTCGTTTTTGAACATCGTATAAATGGCATCTCTTCCAATTACGGGCTCACTGGCCACTTGGTGGTTTATGGCATTTGTATGATATAGCTCGGCTATTTCCCGGGCATCACCTTGGTTAAAGACTTCAACCCATTGCATCACAAGTTGTTTTGGGCTCTTGCGCATAGGATTTTGATTTTTGTTTGATGAATTAAATCCCCAGTATCATTTTTGCAATCCAAAAATAGATCAGGATACCAAAAATATCGTTGCTCGTAGTAATAAAAGGACCGGTAGCGATGGCGGGGTCAATATTTCTTTTGTGAAGGAACAAAGGAATGAATGTGCCGATGAATCCTGCTACCACAATTACCACAATCAATGAAAGTGAAATGGCCAATGCGGTGGCGAAGGCCCCTTTCCAAACCCATGTGAAGAGCAAAAGCAAAATAGATAGGATAAATCCATTTAAGAGTGCCAATAGCATTTCTTTCAACAGATGGTTCCTTACGCTTCCTTTTAAATCGTCGTTGGCCAAACCTTGCACCACAATAGCACTGGACTGCACCCCAACATTACCTGCCATCGCCGCAATTAACGGGGTAAAAAAGAACAATACGGCGTGCTTGGAGATCATATCCTCAAAAGTGCCCATAATAGCCGCAGCACCAAGTCCACCCAAAAGGCCTAAGGTCAACCAAGGGAGTCGGGCGCGGGTAAGAATCCAAATACTATCGCTTACTTCCACATCTTGGGAGATACCAGCTGCCATTTGGTAATCTTTGTCAGCTTCTTCACGGATTACATCCACAATATCATCAATGGTGATCCGTCCCACCAATCGTCCAATCTCATCCACCACCGGAATGGCTTCTAAATCGTATTTGGACATGATCTTGGCCACTTCTTCTCCTTTTTCGTTGACGTTTACAGCATCAACTTTGGAAATGTAAACATCCTTGATGTGTGTTTTGGTAGAGGCGGTGAGCAAATCCTTTAAGGAAAGCCTCCCTTTTAATTTGCCCTCATCGTCAACAACATAAATAGAGTGTACCCGGGTTACGTTTTCCGCTTGGGCACGCATTTCCTTTACACAGGTCGTTACGGTCCAATTCTCGTTGACCTTCACAAGTTCCTTGGCCATGAGTCCACCTGCGGAATCCTCTTCATACCGCAAAAGGTCCACAATGTCCTTGGCATGCTCCCGGTCTGCAATCTCGGAGATTACTTCCTGTACAAGTTCTTTGGGAAGTTCGTTGATGATATCCGCCGCATCATCCGTATCCAGTTCGGAAAGCTCTCCGGCAATTTCCTTGGCAGTAAGGTTTTTAAGTACGGCCTCACGGATATCCTCGTGCATTTCTGCTAGGATGTCCGAAGTTTTTTCGCTGTCCAGAAGTTTAATTAGGTAGGTAGCCCCTTCTACATCAAGTTCGTCCGCTATCTCGGCAATATCCGCATAGTGGAACTCCTTCATCATAGCTTGAAGTTCGGCGTCCTTGTTTTCTGCAATCAGTTGCCTGATTTCTTCTAAAAGTTCGTCTGTGAGTTTAAACGGGGTCATTGGCTATCTTCTGTGTCAACATTACAAAATCGGCTACACTTAGCTGTTCTGGGCGTTGATCAAAGATAGTATCTTCTTTTAGATTATCGGAAAGGTTGAAGGTTTTAAGACTGTTACGAATGGTTTTTCTCCTTTGGTTGAAGGCTGTTTTTACCACTTTAAAGAACAGGCGCTCATCGCAGGGGAGGCTGAGCTCTTTTTTTCGGGTCAGGCGCAAAACCCCGGAATCCACTTTTGGTGGAGGGTCAAAAACATCGGGTGGCACAGTAAACAAATATTCAGCATCGTAATAGGCTTGAACAAAAACAGAAAGTATGCCGTAAGTTTTACTTCCTGGGCCTTCACAGATACGTTTGGCCACTTCTTTTTGGAACATTCCCGAAAATTCGGGGACCTGCTTTCGCATTTCCAGCATTTTAAAAACTATCTGGCTGGAAATATTGTACGGAAAGTTGCCCGTTATGGCAAACTGTTCGTCACCGTAAAGCTGGGTCAGGTCAAATTGAAGGAAGTCCGCTTCAATAATGTTGAGACGGTTGTTATTTTTTAAGATATCTGCATGTTCCAAAGGAAAGCTATGGTTAAGGTACACGATGGACTCATCATCCAAATCCATGGCCACCAAGTCCAAATCCCGTTGTAACAAATGTTTGGTAAGGACTCCCATACCAGGACCAATTTCGATGACATTGGAATAGCCTTCCAAAGAAAGGGTCTGTGCTATTTTTTGAGCAACGGACTCATCTTTAAGAAAATGCTGTCCTAAGTGTTTTTTGGCCTTTACCGCACCATCTTCCTGCGCATATTTGTTTTTGTGCGCGGTGCCATTGGAGTACTTCTTTCTTTTCTTTTTGGACACGGATGGTTTTTTTGCAAGTTAGTTGGAATTTTCGATATAAATCCATGCTTCATCCCCAGATTCCAAAGGGAATTTTTCCCGTTTGTAAGCGCTGGTTTCATAAATGTCCGCTTTTTTCAGGTCGGAATCATTTACTTCATAAGCCATTCCCGCTACTTTGTCCTCAAGATTATTGGTATGGACAACCATCGGATAACGGCCATAAACAGCATTTTCCAGTTTTTTGAAACCAAGAGCGGCATCGGGCTTTCCTGTCAACAAACGACCAAAAATGTGCTCCTGCACCTGGAGGTCTTGAAGCGTTCCGTAGGAAAACAGGTATTCCAAAGTTTAGGGTATTTGTTGGCTGATGACTTCCAGCTCTGTTCTAAAGGCCACAAATTTATTGGGGAACATTAGTTGCGCATCGGCACGTAAACGGTCGGCATCTTCTTTGTAATAAGCTTCCAAAGTATCTCTGCTTTGAGTAGTGTATTGCACGGAGTAGGTGATTCCTCCCATATCCTCTTCCACCAAAACTTTTACCATTTTAGCATGGGAAAACTTTCCTGTGGCAAGCATATCGGGCAGGTGCTTGTCCTTCATCCATTCCAGCCATTGGTCGTGCACACTTTCATCTATATTAATGGTAACGTTGTATATGAGCATTTGGTTTCTTTTAGTTTGATAGGGTTGAAAATAGTCTAATTTTTAAAATTACGTAGTTCTGAGTGTCATTTCGAAATGAGGACCGAAGACTATCGGTACGATTGAGAAATCTGTCCATAAGATTCCCGCCTTCGCGGGAATGACAAAGCAATTAGTTGATCGCGTCCCCACGCAACCTTCTAAAATTCTTGCGCGCTTGTGGAAAATAATAACTGTCCTGATAATTGTAGATGATTTTCTCGTAATGACTTTTCGCTTTTTCGGGTTCACTCAAGATGTTTTCGTACAATTCTCCCAGAGCAAAGTGGGCATCATCGGCCAAGATTCCATCGGCGTAGAATTCCACAATTTTTTGATAGTTGAACTCGGCACTTTCATAATCTTTCTGTTCAACTTGGAGTTCGGCTTGTTTCAGCAAAGCTTCGTCCTCAATTTTCTCCCCTTTATGGTTTTGTAAAATATCTTCAAGGGCGTCTATAGCTTCCTTATTTTTATTTTGATAGGCCAACAGGTCTGCTCTGGCATATTTTTTCAAAGCAGTTTGGGTGGAATCCTCGAGGGAGTTGTCCGAAATCAAAAGACTCAATTGCATGGCATCGTTGGCAATAAGCTGGGATGTGGAACTTCTCAACACTTTAAGTTGGGTAAGGGCCCAATCAAAATCACCTTTGTAAAAACTGGTCTGTGCCACTTTAAAGCGTGCATCTTGGCCTATTACATCGTTCTTCATGCTTTTCTGCACTTGGGTAAATAAGATCAAGGCCTCATTGAACCTTTGGTCGAACACCAAAATATCGCCAAGTGCCAATTTTATATAGGCCATCGTCATTCGTCCCATGGGAAGTTCCAAACTTTGTTTGAGCATGGCAATGGCAGGTTCGGGCTGTTCTTTTCTGAACGTAAGGAAATTGGCATAGGCAATTTGTAGTTGAAGGGTCCTACTCTGGTTGCCATATTCTTCCATTAGGCCCTCAAATTGTTTTTCAACATCTTTCAATACTTTTTCCGTTGGATTCTCTAGGATAATATCGATCAGGCTGAGCTCTGCATTGAGTTTGGTCCGTGGATTTTCCGTATTGTCCACAATGTATTGATAGATGGAGTTTGCTGTTTCCAGGTCCTTATCCTCCATAGCGATGCTTCCCAAGTTTTCCAATCGATCCACGGATTGACCTTCGCTTCTTTTAAAAATGGCCTTTTCTTGACTAAAGGCGCTGCTATATTGTTTTTGCTGGACAAAGAGCCAACTCAAAAGTTCGTTCCAGAGAATGTCGGGTGCTTTCTGCGCATTTTGAAGCAGTACTTTCCGCAATAGCACATTGTTTTCGTTGGATGGGTCTTCGGAGATAAAATCATCGATGTTTCGTAGTACGTTGGAACGGGATGTCCGTCCCTCCCAAATAAGGTTGAGGTATGACTGGTACATTTTTGCAATGTCTCCCTGTTCACCGTAAATACGCGCCAATTGAAAATCGTAGTTGAGGTCGGGTTTAAGTTCCATTGCCTTGGTGTAAGCCTGGATGGCATAATCCAGCAGTGCATATTTTTGGAACCGATAGCCTACGCTGTACCCGTAGTTTGGATTGTCCTCGATTTTGTTGATGGCCTTATCGTAATAGGTGTTGGCCTTTTCTGCTTCATTCTGTAAGGTGAAATTATACCCCAGCTCAATATAAAAAGTGGGAAAGGCGTAGCTGTCCTCTATTTTTTGAAGTAAAAATGCTTCGGCATCATCATAACGTTCCAATTGTTGGTAGCAGGACACCAATCCTTCGGCATAGTCGGTGCGCCTTGGGTTGGTTTCTACCAATTTCTCGTAGAACACCACCGCTTTTTCATAATCACCATCCTGAAAGTATTGCTTGGCCAAGAAATCTTCTTGAGCCATTCCAATACTGCTGGATAGCATACATATGAAAAACAAAAGACGTCGCAATAGCTTGTTTTATTTCAAATATAACGCAGAAATGTGGGGGATTCTGTTAAGCGAATCCAAATTAATGGTTGAAATGCTTAAGTGATGGTGTCAAAACCACAATAAGGAACCAATACTTCGGGTATTTTTATGCCTTCCTCGGTCTGATAGTTTTCCAAGATTCCCGCCAAAACCCTTGGCAAAGCCAAAGCGCTACCATTCAAGGTGTGGGCCAATTGACTTTTTCCATTTTCGTCTTTGTAACGAAGTTTTAAACGGTTGGCCTGAAAGGTTTCAAAATTGGAAACGGAACTGATTTCCAACCAACGGTCCTGTGCCGTGGAAAATACCTCAAAATCAAAAGTAAGTGCGGAAGTGAAGCCTAAATCCCCGCCACAAAGACGTAGGATTCGATATGGTAATTTCAATTCACGTAGAATATTTTTAACGTGTTCCACCATTTCATCCAAAGCTTGGTATGAATTGTCGGGGTGCTCTAAGCGTACAATTTCCACCTTATCGAATTGGTGCAAGCGGTTTAAACCACGAACGTGTGCTCCGTAGCTTCCTGCCTCGCGACGGAAACAAGGGGTGTAGCCTGTGTACTTGACTGGGAAATCATTTTCCGCTAAAATGTCGCCTCTGTGTAAGTTGGTCACGGGAACTTCGGCCGTTGGGATAAGGTAAAGATTGTCTGCCTGTACGTGGTACATTTGGCCTTCTTTGTCGGGCAACTGACCTGTTCCATAACCAGAGTCTTCGTTGACCATAAGCGGCACTTGCATTTCGGTGTACCCTGCCTCGGTGTTTTTGTCCAAGAAATAGGCGATCAACGCGCGTTGCAAGCGAGCACCTTTTCCTTTGTAGACCGGAAAACCTGCCCCTGTGATTTTTACGCCAAGCTCAAAATCGATGATGTCGTATTTTTTTGCCAATTCCCAATGCGGAAGTGCTTCTTTGGACAATGTTGGGATGTCCCCTTCCTTGAAAATTTCCTCGTTGTCCTCTTCCGAGTTGCCAGTTGGGACGGATTCGTGGGGGACGTTCGGAATCAAATACAACTGCTGCTGAAGTTCATCGGCAGTAGTGTTTAAATCGTCTCCTAATTTTTTTGATGCTTCTTTGAGTCCAGCGGTTTTTTCTTTTAGGGCATTGGCTTCTTGTGCTTTTCCTGTTTTGAAAAGCATACCAATTTCTTTGGAAAGTTTGTTGGATTCGGCCAAGGTAGCATCCAGTTCGGTTTGGATGGAACGTCTTTTCTCGTCGAGTTCCAAAACCTTTGATATCATAGGTGCGGCATCGATGTTTCGCTTTTTTAAAGCGGTGATGATACTTTCCTTGTTTTCCCTGATGTTCTGTATTTGAAGCATGGCCTTGTTTTGAGCCGCAAATTTAATCCAATCTTAAGAAGTGCCCAACTTTATTCCTTGTGTGAGGGCAGAATCCAATCGTTATGGGAAAAATGTTTCCATGGAACGCTGGCCAAATCCACTGTAGGGTCTATAAATGGCTTATATGGCCCTTGGTTTACCTTGACCTTGTTCTCCACAAAAACCTGAATGTTTTCCCCTTTTCGGGTGTATTTCTTTTTGAGGCGCTGCGCAAATTGCCAGATAAAATCGGGATAGCAAGCCACTCTTCTTTGCTGCTTTTTGGTGAGATAATCGTTCAGGTTGATGTTGGTGGTGTCGTTGGTTTTGGTGTTCACTACTTTATAAGAGATTCTTCCGGTTCTGCTTCGCAGCATCATTCGCCAGCTTAATCTGTGACCCTCTTCGGTCCAGAGCACATCATCTTTAAAGAAATGATGACGTAAAGGCAACACCAATTGAAACAGAAAGTATATGCCTAAAACCGCCAAAACCACATTTTTGGTCTTCGGAATGATGATTTTGGTCTCCGGAATTATCTTTTTGGTTCTAAGAAAAATGTTTCTGATGGTCTGTGGTTCAAAAAAGAAGACTATAAGAGCTAGTGATAGGTAAGGGAAAACACCTATCTGAAATACGATACTGTTGAACAAATGAAAGAAAATGGACAGCACAAAGGCGATTTTACGCGTAGGTTTCCAAAGTAGGGCGGGTACAATCAGCAAATCAAAGCAAATACCGAAAACCGCTATTATTTTGTGCACCCATTTTTGTTGGAGGAAGTCGCCGATCAAATAATAGTTTTTCTTGGAGCTCATCAACACGTCGATCATGCTAAAATCCAACCAATCCCCATAAAGTTTTGCGACCGATGCGTAGGTGTACACGATGAAGAGTTGTAAGATGATGGTCCACCGTATCCAATTGAACATGGTCTGCGAACGTAGATTGGGATTTATTTTGGCATCCAGGGAAGCATCTTGGTTTGCTGGTAGAAATGCCATGATGTAGGCGAGCAGCATCAACAAATAATAATGGTTGTTGTACGATGTTTTTTGCATCAAATACACGCCTGACCATAATACGGCAAAGGTCAATGCGCTTAAGCGATATTTGAGTCCAAGGGCGATCAAAAGACCTAAGGTACCCATCACCGCGAAGTAGATGTACATGCCACTGCCTGGCAAGGGTTGTAACCATTCAAAACCGATAAAAGAAAAGGTGAATTTTGGTTCCACCAAGGTTCTGCGTACCCAACCAGTGGCTATAGCGCCATAACATTCCGCGCTGACCAAAAGCCCATAAAACACTCTGAAAACTACAAGTTGTGCATTGTCAATCTTCCTAAATAGAAATTGGCTCAGCATTTATTTGGAGATTAGACCCAATGAATGATTTTTGTCCTTCTTCAATTGTTCCTTGAGTTCTTCAATGGAGTTAAACTTATGCTCGTCTCGAATGCGGTGCAGTAGACTCACCTGGATTTTTTTGTCGTATAGGTTTCCTTCAAACTCAAAAAAATTGACCTCGACGCTTTTTTGGGAGCCATCTACGGTAGGGTTGAAGCCGATGTTCATCATTCCAAAGTACACTTTTCCGTCGATTTTGCTCTTTACAACGTAGACACCATTCTTAGGGATAAGTTTATACGCTTCGGCTATGTGAAGGTTGGCCGTTGGGAAACCGAATCCCTTTCCCAGACCCTTTCCTTTTTTTACGGTTCCGGTGAGCATGTAGGCATAACTTAGATAATTGTTGGCGGTCTCCACATCTCCCTCCAAAAGCGCCTTTCTAATTTTGGTAGAGCTTACGGATACATCATCTATTTCTTGGGCGGGAATCTCCTCCACTTCAAAATCCAAGGTGTTTCCAAAGGAAATAAGGTCTTGGATGTTGGCATTTCGGTTGCGCCCAAACCTATGGTCGTACCCAATTATTATTCTTTTAGACTTCAAGTTGTTCACGAGAATATCACGAACAAAATCTATGGCGGAAAGCCTTGAAAATTGTTTGGTAAAGGGGTGAATGATCAAATAATCCAATCCCAAAGTATCCAAAATCTGTTTTTTCTCTTCGAGCGTATTCAACAGTTTTATGTCCACATCTTTTTGCAGAACCATGCGCGGATGTGGGAAAAAAGTGAGTACCGTGGATTTTAACCCTGTGTTTTTGGCACTATTTGTGAGGCGTTCCAATATCTTTCGGTGCCCAAGATGTACACCATCAAAAGTGCCGATAGTCACCACTGTATGGTGCGGAATGTCCTTAAAATCAGAAATGTTGTGGATTGTTTCCAACTAATCAAGAAATAAAAAAAGGCTTACATTTGAAATTATACTATGCCCTAACCGAGTATGAAAGCTAATTTACATCTTGTTTTTTCAATAACCATATTTTTTAGCTGCTTTTGCATTTATGGGCAGCAGGGTTATTGGAAAACTATACCCAAACAGTCTAACCTGCGAAGTGCTTCCCTAACGGATATTTCGGGAGCTAAAAAGGTTTTGTCTTTGGATAAAGCGATTTTTTTCAATGAGTTGAAATCTTTTTCAACAACAAAGGCCAACAGAAAAGTTGTATATCTGCCCAATAGCGAGGGAACTATTGTTCCGTTCCATTTGAAGGAAACCCCGGTGCTGCACCCAGACCTTGCCAAAAAATATCCGAATATCAAATCTTACACGGGAGTAAGTTCGGATGGCAAATACAAAGTAAAGCTAAGTAGTTCTCACAAAGGCCTTCAAGCTATGTTGGTGGATTTGAAGGACAACAAAACAGCTTTTATGGAACCGGTTTCCAATAAATCGGATGCCTATGCTTTGTATGATAAAGAGGATGGTCTTTCCTCAAAAATGGATTTTATCTGTGAAACCAGCAAAGACCTATTCGGAACAGGAAGTAAATCATCGGGCACTACGGCAAAGACCATTGTTCCTTTGGTGGATGATCAAGTGCTACGTAAATACAGAATTGCGATTTCCGCAACTGGAGAATATACTGAAGAAATGGGCGGCACCGTAGCGGATGCTTTGGCTGGAATAAATGCTACCATAACCCGTGTGAATGAGGTGTTTGAGACCGATTTAGGGGTAACACTCGAACTGGTTGCCAATAACGACCAAATTATCTTTACCAATGCCAATACAGACCCGTATGGAAATAGTTTGAACTCGGAAGTACAGGCTACGATTACTTCTGTAATTGGAGAAGAGAACTACGATGTGGGCCATCTTTTCCATAAGGTGAACGAAGGTTTGGATAATGGTAATGCCGGTTTCATTGCTTCTGTTTGTGTGGACAACAGAAAAGGAAGTGCTTTTTCTTCAGCGAACAATCCGCAGGGGGATGTGTACGATTTGGATTTTGTGGCCCATGAGCTTGGCCATCAATTTGGAGCCAACCATACATGGTCGTTCGAACCCGAAGGAACGGGGGTGCAAGCAGAACCTGCAAGCGGTACCACTATAATGGGTTATGCGGGAATTGTTTCTGGAAATAATGTGGCGCCCAATGGGGACGATTATTTTCATTACAATAGCATTCTTCAGATTTCTACTTATCTCGCGACTACCTCATGTGCCCAAACCGAAGCACTGGTCAATTCGCCACCAGTGCTTACCCCGGTCAATGATTTTACGATTCCAAAGGGAACTGCTTTTGTTTTGGAAGGTAATGCCACCGACCCCGATGTTGGGGATGTGCTTACCTATACTTGGGAACAAATTGATGATGGTGTGGTGACAACTTCATCTTTTGGGTCCACCAATCCCGGTGGCGCCAATTTTAGATCATTACCGCCCACCACGGAGCCCATACGATATTTCCCAAGGCTAACGGAAGTGGCCCAAGGAAATTTAACGCAAACCAACCCTGCTACCGGAAGTGCATGGGAAACCGTTTCCGATATAGAACGAAACCTTAGGTTTGCCTTTACGGTCAGGGATAATGCCGAAGGTGGTGGGCAAGTGGTTTCCGATGTGTTGGATGTTAAGGTCATTAAGGCAGCCGGTCCTTTTTTGGTTACCTCCCAAGCAGCCAGTGAGGTTTATCAGGCAGGCTCGATCCAAGAAATTACATGGGACGTGGCCAATACAGACGTTGCTCCCATAAATGCCCAGAATGTAGATATTTTTCTTTCTTTGGATGGAGGTATAACCTATCCCATCACCTTATTGGAAAACACCGTTAATGATGGTTCCGAAGAAGTGCTTTTGCCAGGAGATATTACGGAAACTGCTCGAATTATGGTGAAGGCAAGCGACAATGTGTTTTTTGCCGTAAACGCCACTGACTTTACCATTGAACAATCCGAAGTGGTCCTAAATTTTGAAACGTTGGAATATGAGGTTTGTCAACCAGATGATATAGTGATTCCCTTTGTATACGAAACATACGCCGGATTCAACGAAAATGCTACATTTTCTGCAGATGTGCC
It encodes the following:
- a CDS encoding ester cyclase produces the protein MRKSPKQLVMQWVEVFNQGDAREIAELYHTNAINHQVASEPVIGRDAIYTMFKNEFDAADMVCIVEHIFEDGEWAILEWKDPLGLRGCGFFHIVEGKIKYQRGYWDKLSFLRMHDLPIPTK
- the mgtE gene encoding magnesium transporter — protein: MTPFKLTDELLEEIRQLIAENKDAELQAMMKEFHYADIAEIADELDVEGATYLIKLLDSEKTSDILAEMHEDIREAVLKNLTAKEIAGELSELDTDDAADIINELPKELVQEVISEIADREHAKDIVDLLRYEEDSAGGLMAKELVKVNENWTVTTCVKEMRAQAENVTRVHSIYVVDDEGKLKGRLSLKDLLTASTKTHIKDVYISKVDAVNVNEKGEEVAKIMSKYDLEAIPVVDEIGRLVGRITIDDIVDVIREEADKDYQMAAGISQDVEVSDSIWILTRARLPWLTLGLLGGLGAAAIMGTFEDMISKHAVLFFFTPLIAAMAGNVGVQSSAIVVQGLANDDLKGSVRNHLLKEMLLALLNGFILSILLLLFTWVWKGAFATALAISLSLIVVIVVAGFIGTFIPLFLHKRNIDPAIATGPFITTSNDIFGILIYFWIAKMILGI
- the rsmA gene encoding 16S rRNA (adenine(1518)-N(6)/adenine(1519)-N(6))-dimethyltransferase RsmA; amino-acid sequence: MSKKKRKKYSNGTAHKNKYAQEDGAVKAKKHLGQHFLKDESVAQKIAQTLSLEGYSNVIEIGPGMGVLTKHLLQRDLDLVAMDLDDESIVYLNHSFPLEHADILKNNNRLNIIEADFLQFDLTQLYGDEQFAITGNFPYNISSQIVFKMLEMRKQVPEFSGMFQKEVAKRICEGPGSKTYGILSVFVQAYYDAEYLFTVPPDVFDPPPKVDSGVLRLTRKKELSLPCDERLFFKVVKTAFNQRRKTIRNSLKTFNLSDNLKEDTIFDQRPEQLSVADFVMLTQKIANDPV
- a CDS encoding gamma-glutamylcyclotransferase family protein, translating into MEYLFSYGTLQDLQVQEHIFGRLLTGKPDAALGFKKLENAVYGRYPMVVHTNNLEDKVAGMAYEVNDSDLKKADIYETSAYKREKFPLESGDEAWIYIENSN
- a CDS encoding DUF4286 family protein, whose product is MLIYNVTINIDESVHDQWLEWMKDKHLPDMLATGKFSHAKMVKVLVEEDMGGITYSVQYTTQSRDTLEAYYKEDADRLRADAQLMFPNKFVAFRTELEVISQQIP
- a CDS encoding tetratricopeptide repeat protein, which encodes MAQEDFLAKQYFQDGDYEKAVVFYEKLVETNPRRTDYAEGLVSCYQQLERYDDAEAFLLQKIEDSYAFPTFYIELGYNFTLQNEAEKANTYYDKAINKIEDNPNYGYSVGYRFQKYALLDYAIQAYTKAMELKPDLNYDFQLARIYGEQGDIAKMYQSYLNLIWEGRTSRSNVLRNIDDFISEDPSNENNVLLRKVLLQNAQKAPDILWNELLSWLFVQQKQYSSAFSQEKAIFKRSEGQSVDRLENLGSIAMEDKDLETANSIYQYIVDNTENPRTKLNAELSLIDIILENPTEKVLKDVEKQFEGLMEEYGNQSRTLQLQIAYANFLTFRKEQPEPAIAMLKQSLELPMGRMTMAYIKLALGDILVFDQRFNEALILFTQVQKSMKNDVIGQDARFKVAQTSFYKGDFDWALTQLKVLRSSTSQLIANDAMQLSLLISDNSLEDSTQTALKKYARADLLAYQNKNKEAIDALEDILQNHKGEKIEDEALLKQAELQVEQKDYESAEFNYQKIVEFYADGILADDAHFALGELYENILSEPEKAKSHYEKIIYNYQDSYYFPQARKNFRRLRGDAIN
- the serS gene encoding serine--tRNA ligase, yielding MLQIQNIRENKESIITALKKRNIDAAPMISKVLELDEKRRSIQTELDATLAESNKLSKEIGMLFKTGKAQEANALKEKTAGLKEASKKLGDDLNTTADELQQQLYLIPNVPHESVPTGNSEEDNEEIFKEGDIPTLSKEALPHWELAKKYDIIDFELGVKITGAGFPVYKGKGARLQRALIAYFLDKNTEAGYTEMQVPLMVNEDSGYGTGQLPDKEGQMYHVQADNLYLIPTAEVPVTNLHRGDILAENDFPVKYTGYTPCFRREAGSYGAHVRGLNRLHQFDKVEIVRLEHPDNSYQALDEMVEHVKNILRELKLPYRILRLCGGDLGFTSALTFDFEVFSTAQDRWLEISSVSNFETFQANRLKLRYKDENGKSQLAHTLNGSALALPRVLAGILENYQTEEGIKIPEVLVPYCGFDTIT
- a CDS encoding HTTM domain-containing protein, producing MLSQFLFRKIDNAQLVVFRVFYGLLVSAECYGAIATGWVRRTLVEPKFTFSFIGFEWLQPLPGSGMYIYFAVMGTLGLLIALGLKYRLSALTFAVLWSGVYLMQKTSYNNHYYLLMLLAYIMAFLPANQDASLDAKINPNLRSQTMFNWIRWTIILQLFIVYTYASVAKLYGDWLDFSMIDVLMSSKKNYYLIGDFLQQKWVHKIIAVFGICFDLLIVPALLWKPTRKIAFVLSIFFHLFNSIVFQIGVFPYLSLALIVFFFEPQTIRNIFLRTKKIIPETKIIIPKTKNVVLAVLGIYFLFQLVLPLRHHFFKDDVLWTEEGHRLSWRMMLRSRTGRISYKVVNTKTNDTTNINLNDYLTKKQQRRVACYPDFIWQFAQRLKKKYTRKGENIQVFVENKVKVNQGPYKPFIDPTVDLASVPWKHFSHNDWILPSHKE
- a CDS encoding bifunctional riboflavin kinase/FAD synthetase, translated to METIHNISDFKDIPHHTVVTIGTFDGVHLGHRKILERLTNSAKNTGLKSTVLTFFPHPRMVLQKDVDIKLLNTLEEKKQILDTLGLDYLIIHPFTKQFSRLSAIDFVRDILVNNLKSKRIIIGYDHRFGRNRNANIQDLISFGNTLDFEVEEIPAQEIDDVSVSSTKIRKALLEGDVETANNYLSYAYMLTGTVKKGKGLGKGFGFPTANLHIAEAYKLIPKNGVYVVKSKIDGKVYFGMMNIGFNPTVDGSQKSVEVNFFEFEGNLYDKKIQVSLLHRIRDEHKFNSIEELKEQLKKDKNHSLGLISK
- a CDS encoding reprolysin-like metallopeptidase, which encodes MDKAIFFNELKSFSTTKANRKVVYLPNSEGTIVPFHLKETPVLHPDLAKKYPNIKSYTGVSSDGKYKVKLSSSHKGLQAMLVDLKDNKTAFMEPVSNKSDAYALYDKEDGLSSKMDFICETSKDLFGTGSKSSGTTAKTIVPLVDDQVLRKYRIAISATGEYTEEMGGTVADALAGINATITRVNEVFETDLGVTLELVANNDQIIFTNANTDPYGNSLNSEVQATITSVIGEENYDVGHLFHKVNEGLDNGNAGFIASVCVDNRKGSAFSSANNPQGDVYDLDFVAHELGHQFGANHTWSFEPEGTGVQAEPASGTTIMGYAGIVSGNNVAPNGDDYFHYNSILQISTYLATTSCAQTEALVNSPPVLTPVNDFTIPKGTAFVLEGNATDPDVGDVLTYTWEQIDDGVVTTSSFGSTNPGGANFRSLPPTTEPIRYFPRLTEVAQGNLTQTNPATGSAWETVSDIERNLRFAFTVRDNAEGGGQVVSDVLDVKVIKAAGPFLVTSQAASEVYQAGSIQEITWDVANTDVAPINAQNVDIFLSLDGGITYPITLLENTVNDGSEEVLLPGDITETARIMVKASDNVFFAVNATDFTIEQSEVVLNFETLEYEVCQPDDIVIPFVYETYAGFNENATFSADVPAGLSASFSPTEASTDQTAVDLTLSNTNSVAPGVYDIIVSATSASVTKSVVVTLSVQDDTFSDVALLSPANGEGGVSLDTELNWEEDPLYSSYDVEVATDAGFVDIVESANIPFTNYRATNLEPETEYFWRVRPNNGCGTGTFGTTFSFVTTQVDCKNKEPNDLPLAISASGTPTITTSVLFVEDLPISDVNVNLELDHTYLEDLIITLTSPEGTVVTLISNTCGDANNINAVFDDDGSPVTCGDNPAISGTVTPLGSLASLKGESILGEWILEIQDTAASDGGNLIGFSLDVCIEGNYRPDEDEDGVFDDGDDLCLGTPKGVEVDTNGCAIYRFASDNFEIEIKSETCRSSNNGSITVSPFDTSITYTAVLDGANGTESFDFTNSQTFTNLSAGEYSLCITGTNGTITYQEVCFNAVIIQPDVLDIDAVIDSGIVSVELNGASFYNVELNGLVTQTEAPKVQLALKEGVNTLRVYSNLPCQGVIEKTLFYSSRPIISPNPVDAVTEVYLAGYEGDVGIQIFTANGRLVRTDNRKVYGNDLQLDLSNLPKGIYYLGVEKAGIKEMFKLIKR